TgacattcatatttataattattcttGCAGCCGCTTGTGTGATCAAAATGTTCCATCACGCTTTCAATCAGAAAACGTTCGTACATGGCATCAGTCAGTATTTGCGCAAATAGTAAGTTCTACTTCTGTAAACGAAAGTTTCAGTGATACTTTAAAAGAACTGttcaataacatttaatatgaaGAAATTTCCCCCCCTCTCTCAAGTCAGTATACTTTTGCGAACGAGTTGAATCTTTTCGATGAAATGCAAACAGCTGTGGCTGCGGATCCCACCTTCAGTCGGCAGGCGTGGAGTCAAGACGCCGTGCGCGATATCATGCTCTCATGGACGCACAGTGAATGGATACCGATCGTGAGCATAGCACGCGATTACGTAAgcaatacaataacaataaagcaACGTTCGAAAGATCAGCACTCGCGTGAACACTGGTGGATACCGTTGAACTTCGCAAGCGCATCCGCAGCAGATTTCGAGAACACACGCGTGGATTACTTTATGCCGCCACTGGAGGAGGTAACATTGAACGCCAGCCAATTGGGTATTGAGTTGGGCATACACGATTGGCTCATAGTGAATAAGCAGCAGACGGGCTTTTATCATGTACTCTACAATGATGCAAATCTCTGGCTGATCGCCAAACAATTGCACGACAATCACACGGTTATACATCCACTTAATCGTGCAGCTATCTTTCAAGACCTAGGACCACTAATTGAGAATAATGAAATACAATCGGTGGATGTGATATTTGAACTATTAAATTATCTGCAGTATGAGGACAATCTCATGCCATGGAATCAAGTGGCCGACACAATTACCTCTCTTGGCAAGAATCTCTTTGGCACGCCAGCATACAAATTGTACACGCACTTTGTGCGCCAACTAATTCGTCCAATGTTTCGACGACTCTACGAAATACCGTTGGCTGAGAATCTTACAAACACCGAAACTTTGGCTAGACAAAAGATTATGGAAATGGCTTGCTTCGCCGATCTGCAGGAGTGTCTCGACTACACCCACAATTTGGCACACGAATACATTTTCGGTAATGCAAAATTCGACAACGATATGAGCTACTATGCCATGTATGAGACGATTCTGTGTTTGGGAGTTAAATATCTGAGCGATGAGGAGTTCAACGCCATACTGAAACTATTCGGTGAAACGCAACGCGACACGTTGTGGTATGATGATCTTATTTACTCGTTACGTTGTACGCAGAGTAATTCGCATCTGCAGCAGTATCTCAATTTCTTGCTGGGCGAGAACTCGACTAAAAGCATTATGAACGACAACGAATCCATGATGTATTTATTCTATTTGTTCAAAAGTAATCATGTCGCACGCCCCGTTATGTGGACGTTCTTTGAAAGCAATTATCGCGTGCTATGTCGTTCTCAACTGTTCGTCGACAATTTTAACCGCATTGCGGAATACCTGAAGCGTTCGAATTACGAACAGGTAATTTATACAACagattgttgaaaatatttgaaatatttatagagTTACTTACACGAgtatacaattatttattttctctttattattTACAGTTTCTCAATTTGCGCAATATGATTGCCGCTGAGCTGGCGAAGGAGGGTCGCGAAAAAACCCTCATTGCTGCAAATTCGCCACGTATTGGTCGGAAGGTAAAAATCAGTGAGACCTTTCTGGACAAATTCAATAATCAAATTTACGAGTGGCTGAGGCGACATCAGCAAGCTACATATGCGGCATCTTTGGGTGCGCGCAGCAGTGCCACACAGATTGGCCATCTATTTCGTGTGGCGGGGAAGTTCCTACGTAAAGTGCTCATCAAGAAAGGCAGATGAGCCATTAAGTTTACTATTAACTTCTTTTATAAAGAATGGATTAAACACtaattaaacttttatttaaaaaatataacagtaCTTTCAATTCTATCAATTGTAACTGATCTGAAGAGAGCCGGTGATCTGGAGGATTATTTATTCGTATATTTTAGATGTTAGCTATTATGTTCCAatggtgatttcaggcaagtgACCGCAGTAGCTGACTCGAATAAACTAAAGCGAAAGTCCACTTTTCGACTACTcgagataatgcgctcaccaTATGATACCTTTAAGACCCTATAATTCCGTATTATAATGAATCTTGTTACCGAAAAATGAACTAATTGGTCTGTAATCGAAGGTAGTTACAAACTAAACGACAAGTGGGATTCTCCTGATAGAGGCAGTACATAACTGTCTAAGGTGCGACCCAGTGGTAATTAAAAGTATCCGCAACTCAGACTCGCTgcgttaatgctggttccaaaaaagaagaaattacttatgactgtcaacagtgaagtgCGGATGAGagaactgtttgtttgatgacagaagatatttcgtcttgctctcgttcccTACCCATTTGCCTTGCTTTCTTATCCAGACTggggaaagcagaactaacggcttGATTGTTGAGACCAATTATAACAATATCATTGGCGTGGGCCTACAACTGTtgactcttataaaagattgtaccttttcTATTAAGCTCTGCACCTCGAATTATTTTCCCCAGCAATAGTTTGaggaagtcacacgatagggtgtttccttgtctgaaacatcgGTTGGTATCGAAGGGTTCGGAGAGATCATTTCCGATTCTGACGGAACTTtaggtattgctcaacgtcagtttacactgGCGTAATAGTTTTGCGTGATTACCAAATTCAGGCATAGCGGCATAAGGCAGCTTCCTTTCGTGTTGTCAagagcagctttaaaatcgacgaagatgtggtgtgttTCGATCATCTTTTTACGGTCTTCTCCAAGATTTGGGGCATGGCGAGTATCTGAGTAGTTGTTGATTTTGCAAGCCTGAAGACACACTGATGAGATCCAATCTTTTTGTTGACGATGGCCTttcatctttcacacagtacgcttgaACCTTTTACGAgtatgcgatgttgaagaggccCGCAGTAGTTGAGTAGTTTTCGCAGATTGTGTGGTCttatttttgtgaattgggcaggGCACAGGGAATCCTTTCGACCGGCCATTACTAGACTTTTGGAAACTCCTTAATAAATTACCAACCAAGAAGGGAATGTAGTTACCTGTTGATACCCTAGACCTTTCATATTCTAAAGGGTTACTTGAGGCAATGAACACCTCAGATCTTGGACACTATCAACATAAGACATGCCATAAAAGTACTTTGCGGTAGTATTACTATTGGACAGACCAAAACACTTTTAGTTTTAGCTAAAAGCGAACTTCGGGTCATCACAGGACACCAATTTCAACTAAagcagttattattattatttaatatttaaagtgcTGATGGTTTGGTTCCGATTACgttcatttttaaattgtgtCAAAAAGATTTGATAAGGAACGCAAAGAGAAATTGTTTCAAACTGTCGGCTTTCTAAGATAACTGTGGATAAATTGTATTGACCAAGGTGTGTCTTAGGAGTACACTGCAATTAATAAGACTAATAAGAAAGTTTAGTCACTCAACGCGCAAGGGGAAGCTTATAGGCAGTCTAACATCTACATGAAACTAACATTTTTCCAATGGCAGAGAAAGCTCTCATTTGAACTTTCACCAAAAGTGAATAAGCTATCAAATTCATATTAATGCGTCCTTGCTTGCTTGCAATTCAAGAGAAACAATACTCtgttaattaaacaattttgtgAACAATTGAGAAAGATAATTAATTGTGTTTTTAAGCGAGTATAGCCTTACCCAACGGTGCTTAAAAGCTTTTTGCAAGTAttatttggttccaattggtcaGGTGAAAATGACACCTT
The sequence above is drawn from the Bactrocera tryoni isolate S06 chromosome 1, CSIRO_BtryS06_freeze2, whole genome shotgun sequence genome and encodes:
- the LOC120766238 gene encoding aminopeptidase N isoform X1, which codes for MLETESRKCALKPCFLYRNKLNVLLFVLVLCHISDGNATETDIAVDPENPRSFTTTPPPSIEVGAATNRTHAAKKITRSLRLPNTTFPLHYHLHITTHIHREIFEFTGNMTIDIDIRETTNEIVLHAKNITVTAITMLELHTNEKLLDLTYTYEKHGSYLIIHPIENYAAFEAGQRYRLEILYKGLLRQDSFGIYWMTYSDEKNATVYVTATQFEPTSARLAFPCYDEPSFKANFTISLTHSNKYTAISNMMVRQTEPSIDANAALDDNNVDTTMVTTTFHTTPPISTYLVAFVISNFVYISEEFRGVQQRIFTSPRLADRGRKALKNAVRTVAMLEDYLGVDYPLAKLDHVALKNNFGAAMENWGLITYKEDNLAKPDDADMHKNLKDVITQNHEIAHQWFGNLVSPQWWTYAWLNEGFATYFGYLVTDLLYPEYKIMDFFLIDIAERAYSYNYMTVRPMTYYVENETAILSTFDIISYHRAACVIKMFHHAFNQKTFVHGISQYLRKYQYTFANELNLFDEMQTAVAADPTFSRQAWSQDAVRDIMLSWTHSEWIPIVSIARDYVSNTITIKQRSKDQHSREHWWIPLNFASASAADFENTRVDYFMPPLEEVTLNASQLGIELGIHDWLIVNKQQTGFYHVLYNDANLWLIAKQLHDNHTVIHPLNRAAIFQDLGPLIENNEIQSVDVIFELLNYLQYEDNLMPWNQVADTITSLGKNLFGTPAYKLYTHFVRQLIRPMFRRLYEIPLAENLTNTETLARQKIMEMACFADLQECLDYTHNLAHEYIFGNAKFDNDMSYYAMYETILCLGVKYLSDEEFNAILKLFGETQRDTLWYDDLIYSLRCTQSNSHLQQYLNFLLGENSTKSIMNDNESMMYLFYLFKSNHVARPVMWTFFESNYRVLCRSQLFVDNFNRIAEYLKRSNYEQFLNLRNMIAAELAKEGREKTLIAANSPRIGRKVKISETFLDKFNNQIYEWLRRHQQATYAASLGARSSATQIGHLFRVAGKFLRKVLIKKGR
- the LOC120766238 gene encoding aminopeptidase N isoform X5 translates to MQTAVAADPTFSRQAWSQDAVRDIMLSWTHSEWIPIVSIARDYVSNTITIKQRSKDQHSREHWWIPLNFASASAADFENTRVDYFMPPLEEVTLNASQLGIELGIHDWLIVNKQQTGFYHVLYNDANLWLIAKQLHDNHTVIHPLNRAAIFQDLGPLIENNEIQSVDVIFELLNYLQYEDNLMPWNQVADTITSLGKNLFGTPAYKLYTHFVRQLIRPMFRRLYEIPLAENLTNTETLARQKIMEMACFADLQECLDYTHNLAHEYIFGNAKFDNDMSYYAMYETILCLGVKYLSDEEFNAILKLFGETQRDTLWYDDLIYSLRCTQSNSHLQQYLNFLLGENSTKSIMNDNESMMYLFYLFKSNHVARPVMWTFFESNYRVLCRSQLFVDNFNRIAEYLKRSNYEQFLNLRNMIAAELAKEGREKTLIAANSPRIGRKVKISETFLDKFNNQIYEWLRRHQQATYAASLGARSSATQIGHLFRVAGKFLRKVLIKKGR